Proteins from a genomic interval of Nostoc sp. TCL240-02:
- a CDS encoding DUF4351 domain-containing protein, with translation MSFDNLCKLLSEKHPATFASWVLGTPQTSVTVLKTELSIEPIRADYVTFLQLQGRILHLEFQTKLESTPPLPLRMLDYWVRLFRLYRLPITQVVVLLLPPAPRTVIETVFSVETTRHEYRVIRLWEENPELFLNDPALLPLAPLAATTQPQALLQQVVGKVNQLEPRQRPEISAYTQILAGLKYNQDLIRQLFREGMMRESVIYQEILAEGEQRGEQRGELRGRKAEGQLLILRQLTRRVGELPQEVLDRIETLSLEQLENLGEALLDFQAIADLEIWFSTLE, from the coding sequence ATGTCTTTTGATAACCTCTGCAAACTCCTGTCCGAAAAACATCCTGCTACCTTTGCCAGTTGGGTTTTAGGTACACCGCAAACTTCCGTCACAGTCCTCAAAACCGAATTGAGCATTGAACCAATTCGCGCTGATTATGTAACATTTTTACAATTACAAGGACGCATTCTGCATCTGGAATTTCAAACCAAACTAGAATCTACGCCACCCCTACCCTTGCGGATGCTAGATTATTGGGTACGCTTGTTTCGTTTGTATCGTCTACCAATAACGCAAGTTGTCGTATTATTGCTTCCCCCTGCACCAAGAACAGTAATTGAAACTGTCTTTAGTGTCGAAACTACCCGTCATGAATATCGCGTGATTCGCTTATGGGAAGAAAATCCCGAACTATTCCTCAACGATCCTGCTTTGTTACCATTAGCACCACTGGCGGCAACCACGCAACCCCAAGCATTGTTGCAACAAGTTGTGGGCAAAGTTAATCAACTTGAGCCAAGACAACGACCAGAAATTTCCGCGTATACCCAAATCTTAGCGGGGTTAAAATACAATCAAGACTTGATTCGACAATTATTTCGGGAGGGTATGATGCGCGAGTCAGTAATTTATCAAGAAATTCTCGCTGAAGGCGAACAACGCGGCGAACAACGAGGAGAACTAAGAGGACGAAAGGCAGAAGGGCAATTGCTCATTCTCCGTCAGCTTACTCGACGGGTAGGAGAATTACCCCAAGAGGTGCTAGACCGTATTGAAACTCTCTCTTTAGAGCAATTAGAAAATCTTGGTGAAGCATTATTGGATTTTCAGGCGATCGCGGATTTAGAAATCTGGTTTAGTACATTAGAGTAG
- a CDS encoding sigma 54-interacting transcriptional regulator — MTSPETVLWLQERTTLGILSPEVLNAIAQVIEEQVVPAETDLVSEGTPPEALYILVEGQLESNTTNETNPALACGFLPGSVIELKELLLDELTSFTITTVTECHFWVVPAAKFRPLVTQYPEIAQAFSRQLAQELAQVTSALGYEQERSIALRPYLVTKAQRGIVGTSRYAVRLREQIREAAADRKSVDIFGEPGLEKDNIAALIHFGSPKRREPIIKVNCGILQTSGADLFGRAGGKPGLLEWLGEGTLVLNNIQELPEELLPPVTQLLKTGTYTPVSRSGETAVQPRPSKARILIVSEKTQPTIERSVGHIIKVPPLRVRKADVQAQVEYYTSLYIRSRGVLKPHITPEALRRLQSYDFPGNLKELKNLVERAIVQAEGANELTEEIFWPAEAKKKRFRVNLLNAYPNLRRFLRSPWWPDRINYGFTATAFAIIVAILFIGPQTRDRNFVLNLFWAWWWPFFLFLFPFLGRIWCSVCPFMIYGEITQKLSLWLWPRKLKRWPREEAEKWGGWFMFGLFTLIFLWEELWHLENTAYLSACLLLLITAGAMIFSTLFERRFWCRYLCPIGGMNGLFAKLSMTELRAQQGICSASCTTYQCYKGGPQKGEGMETNGCPLYSHPAQLEDNRDCVLCMTCLKACPHRSVEFNLRPPAIELWTTHVPRTYEVALLFLLLGGIYLHRLPELQSWLGLQLDLTQFWEHLGLSLLVLIIPAIFTFGAYGLLKLLNFNRKPKSFVELAYGYLPLVLGGNLAHYLRLGLGEGGRILPVTFATLGLSGEQLPILVAHPAVIAFLQGATIIFSVLMTMLLTQKIAKQPVRSLLGQYLAAIALGASLWAIIVF, encoded by the coding sequence ATGACATCTCCAGAAACAGTTCTATGGCTACAAGAACGCACCACTTTAGGAATTCTCTCGCCTGAAGTGTTAAATGCGATCGCACAAGTAATTGAAGAACAAGTTGTGCCAGCTGAAACTGACTTAGTTAGTGAGGGTACTCCTCCAGAAGCACTTTATATTCTTGTAGAAGGTCAACTCGAAAGCAATACCACCAATGAAACCAACCCAGCCTTAGCTTGTGGATTCCTTCCCGGATCTGTGATTGAACTCAAAGAATTGCTGTTGGATGAATTAACTTCATTCACAATTACTACAGTAACCGAATGTCACTTCTGGGTTGTACCTGCTGCTAAATTTCGTCCATTAGTCACCCAATACCCTGAAATTGCTCAGGCTTTTTCCCGCCAATTGGCTCAAGAATTAGCTCAGGTAACATCTGCACTTGGTTACGAACAAGAACGTTCCATAGCTTTGCGACCATACTTAGTTACTAAAGCGCAACGGGGAATTGTCGGTACAAGTCGCTATGCTGTGCGGCTGCGCGAGCAAATTCGAGAAGCGGCGGCTGACCGCAAATCAGTGGATATTTTTGGAGAACCAGGGTTAGAAAAGGACAACATAGCAGCCCTTATCCACTTTGGTTCTCCAAAACGGCGAGAACCGATAATTAAAGTCAATTGCGGTATTCTGCAAACTAGCGGTGCAGATTTATTCGGTCGCGCTGGCGGTAAACCAGGACTGTTGGAATGGTTGGGAGAAGGTACTTTAGTTCTCAACAACATCCAAGAATTGCCTGAAGAATTATTGCCTCCCGTGACGCAGTTGCTCAAAACTGGCACATATACTCCCGTCAGTCGTTCTGGAGAGACAGCAGTCCAACCTCGTCCCAGTAAAGCACGCATTCTGATTGTTTCAGAAAAAACTCAGCCGACCATTGAACGTTCTGTTGGTCACATTATTAAAGTACCGCCCCTCCGGGTGCGGAAAGCTGATGTTCAAGCACAGGTTGAATATTATACTAGTCTCTACATTCGCTCTAGAGGGGTTCTGAAACCACACATCACCCCAGAAGCTTTACGTCGGCTACAGTCTTATGATTTTCCTGGGAACCTCAAGGAATTGAAAAATCTGGTTGAAAGAGCGATCGTCCAAGCTGAGGGTGCTAATGAATTAACAGAAGAAATTTTCTGGCCAGCCGAAGCGAAGAAAAAACGATTTCGCGTGAATCTGTTAAATGCCTATCCTAATTTGCGGCGGTTTTTGCGTAGTCCTTGGTGGCCCGATCGCATTAACTACGGTTTTACTGCAACGGCTTTTGCAATTATTGTTGCAATATTATTTATTGGGCCACAAACCCGCGATCGCAATTTCGTCTTAAATCTATTTTGGGCTTGGTGGTGGCCGTTCTTTTTATTTCTCTTTCCCTTTTTGGGACGCATCTGGTGTTCTGTTTGTCCCTTCATGATTTACGGGGAAATTACCCAAAAGTTATCTCTCTGGCTGTGGCCGCGAAAACTCAAGCGCTGGCCGAGAGAGGAAGCTGAGAAATGGGGCGGATGGTTCATGTTTGGTTTGTTCACCCTAATTTTCTTATGGGAGGAACTCTGGCATTTAGAGAATACCGCTTACCTCAGCGCTTGTTTACTGTTGTTAATTACTGCTGGGGCAATGATTTTCTCCACACTTTTTGAGCGGCGGTTTTGGTGTCGATATCTCTGCCCCATCGGTGGGATGAATGGTTTATTTGCCAAACTGTCAATGACAGAACTCCGCGCCCAGCAAGGAATATGTTCTGCCAGTTGCACTACTTATCAGTGTTATAAAGGTGGGCCACAAAAGGGCGAAGGCATGGAAACCAATGGATGTCCTTTATATTCGCACCCAGCGCAATTAGAAGATAACAGAGATTGCGTACTTTGTATGACTTGCTTAAAAGCCTGTCCCCATCGTTCCGTTGAATTCAACTTGCGTCCCCCTGCAATTGAACTGTGGACTACTCATGTACCCCGCACTTATGAAGTAGCATTATTATTTTTGCTCTTGGGTGGAATATATCTGCATCGCTTGCCAGAATTACAATCTTGGTTGGGGTTACAACTGGATTTAACTCAGTTTTGGGAGCATTTGGGATTATCACTGCTAGTGTTAATTATCCCAGCGATTTTTACCTTTGGGGCTTATGGCTTGCTGAAACTGTTGAACTTTAACCGAAAACCAAAATCATTTGTAGAACTTGCTTATGGCTATTTACCATTAGTGTTGGGGGGAAACTTAGCTCATTATCTGCGTTTGGGCTTAGGCGAAGGCGGGCGGATTTTGCCTGTTACCTTTGCTACTCTTGGTTTGAGTGGAGAACAATTGCCAATATTGGTTGCTCACCCGGCTGTGATTGCCTTTTTGCAAGGTGCAACGATAATTTTCTCAGTGTTGATGACTATGTTATTAACGCAAAAGATTGCCAAGCAACCAGTGCGATCGCTCCTTGGGCAATACCTAGCTGCGATCGCTTTGGGAGCTAGTTTGTGGGCAATTATCGTGTTCTAG
- a CDS encoding transaldolase family protein gives MALYLDSAIASEAEVVKLWGWVKGITTNPTLLSQSDTPPETTLKNLVSLTNGPLYYQLVASDKAGMLAEGRKAFEIIGSQTILKIPATPLGFEVVASLSPEITCSVTAIYSAAQAAVAREAGAKIAIAYVNRATRLLGDGIALVRDMASVLKGSDTEILAASIKSPEEAAASLQAGAHHLTLPLAMLQAMATHEFSQKTVEEFAKGGIGLR, from the coding sequence ATGGCACTATATCTAGACTCAGCGATCGCATCTGAAGCCGAAGTTGTTAAGCTTTGGGGATGGGTGAAAGGCATTACCACCAATCCCACGCTGTTGTCTCAAAGCGATACTCCACCAGAAACCACGCTCAAAAATTTGGTTTCCTTGACGAATGGCCCTTTATACTATCAACTTGTGGCATCTGATAAAGCCGGGATGCTAGCTGAAGGTAGAAAAGCTTTCGAGATTATTGGTTCACAAACAATTTTGAAGATTCCCGCAACGCCGTTAGGTTTTGAAGTGGTGGCGAGTCTATCACCAGAAATTACCTGTTCGGTGACAGCAATTTACAGTGCAGCACAAGCAGCAGTAGCACGGGAGGCGGGAGCGAAAATTGCCATAGCTTATGTAAATCGAGCTACGCGGTTGTTAGGTGACGGTATTGCCTTAGTGCGGGATATGGCTAGCGTCCTCAAAGGCAGTGATACAGAGATTTTGGCAGCTAGCATCAAATCTCCTGAAGAAGCAGCCGCATCATTGCAAGCCGGGGCCCATCATTTGACTTTACCATTGGCAATGTTGCAAGCGATGGCAACTCATGAGTTTTCACAGAAAACGGTTGAAGAATTCGCTAAAGGAGGCATTGGTTTAAGATAA
- a CDS encoding Uma2 family endonuclease: protein MFAVVTPDTIHLPPGAVVRLPGSWQDYQALNKQLGDRSSPRIKYRDGEILLMAPLPEHGRKVSVIADVVKVLLDHLGREYEAFTPITMEMPQKSGIEPDYCFYIENWQAIAGKNRINWGIDPSPDLVVEIDITSYTDVNDYLPYRVPEVWLFRKNQLVIYRLQGDGYTVESSSRYFPNIDVSEVVTECLKIAYDRNTSAAIRELRRKLASES, encoded by the coding sequence ATGTTCGCTGTTGTCACACCCGATACAATCCATTTGCCCCCAGGCGCAGTAGTACGCCTACCCGGAAGTTGGCAAGATTATCAAGCACTGAATAAACAACTAGGCGATCGCTCTTCGCCTCGTATCAAGTATCGAGATGGAGAAATTCTCTTGATGGCACCACTACCAGAACATGGGCGTAAAGTAAGTGTAATTGCAGATGTAGTCAAAGTTTTGCTCGACCATCTAGGACGAGAATACGAAGCATTTACCCCAATTACAATGGAAATGCCACAGAAAAGTGGTATAGAACCAGACTACTGTTTTTATATTGAAAACTGGCAGGCGATAGCAGGTAAAAACCGCATCAATTGGGGCATTGATCCATCTCCCGATTTGGTGGTAGAGATAGACATCACCAGCTACACCGATGTAAATGACTACCTGCCTTATCGAGTACCAGAAGTTTGGTTGTTCAGGAAGAACCAGCTTGTAATTTACAGATTGCAAGGCGATGGCTACACAGTTGAAAGCAGTAGCCGTTATTTCCCTAACATCGATGTGTCAGAGGTAGTCACAGAGTGTTTAAAAATTGCCTACGACCGTAATACTAGCGCCGCAATTCGGGAATTACGACGGAAATTGGCGAGTGAGAGTTAA
- a CDS encoding CHASE2 domain-containing protein, which yields MISGLLKKLRVPFIIKVQDSRETSKNKSWPQIILVTSVGVTAFIWGIRELKWLQPWELRVYDEMLRSRPAQAPDKRILLVKITDDDLKREKWTISDRTINQLLKKIESYQPRIVGLYLFQPEDNNLATNFPNQDNIVSTCLFSSLGRDEIPPPTNFPIDNVGFSDVVSDNENDQVLRRSLLFAYSTDNKCTTSFAFGALIAINYLEKQGIEYKFTNKGELQLGKTLFPRLQPNSGSYQHLDADGYQILLNYRHPNSLADQVTLRDVLGGRVNPNLVKDRLVIIGTTAANLPPGGFYTPYSTLPDQPAKMPALFVHAQIASQLISTVLDGRPLIWYWPDWAEFIWMWGWSLLGGIIVWRWQNPLLLLVVGGTTLLGLVGICVGLFLQAGWVPLIPSALTLVVSSICVIAYTSYQNQRQTQVIILQVEKQQEAIAQLNVLLEDKTAIPDSSVDFRLPVDSPEIKSGNLLLGGRYKISQFLGSGGFGRTYLAQDTQRPGNPTCVVKKLMPARQDTRFLQVARRLFHSEAEILESLGKHHQIPELLAYFEDDQEFYLIQQYIEGHTLSEELPPVQDLQSESFVIEMFKQVLEVLEFIHQHRVIHRDIKPTNIIRCTQDNRLVLIDFGAVKLMQPPTSEQTELATVAIGTRGYAPPEQFAGHPHICSDIYALGMIGIQAITGIPPQELHPDPETGNVMWRQTVPVTEELAVILDKMVCYHFSDRYQSAAAVLQDLKRM from the coding sequence GTGATTAGTGGACTATTAAAAAAACTCCGTGTCCCTTTTATCATCAAAGTTCAGGATTCTCGTGAAACTTCCAAGAACAAAAGCTGGCCGCAAATTATTTTAGTTACCAGTGTGGGAGTCACCGCCTTTATCTGGGGAATTCGGGAACTCAAATGGTTACAGCCTTGGGAGTTAAGAGTTTATGATGAAATGTTGCGATCGCGTCCAGCACAAGCACCCGATAAGCGGATTTTGCTAGTAAAAATCACTGACGACGATCTTAAACGAGAGAAATGGACTATATCAGATCGGACAATCAATCAGCTATTAAAAAAAATCGAGTCTTATCAACCGCGAATTGTTGGTTTATATCTTTTCCAACCAGAAGACAACAATTTGGCAACTAATTTCCCAAATCAAGATAACATTGTCAGCACTTGTTTGTTCAGCAGTTTGGGTAGAGATGAAATTCCCCCTCCGACTAATTTTCCTATAGATAATGTTGGGTTTAGCGATGTCGTTTCTGACAATGAAAACGACCAAGTTCTCCGCCGTAGTTTGTTATTTGCTTACTCTACAGACAATAAATGTACAACATCATTTGCATTTGGGGCGCTAATAGCAATTAATTATCTAGAAAAGCAAGGTATTGAATACAAGTTTACTAATAAAGGAGAATTACAGTTAGGTAAAACTCTCTTTCCGCGTTTACAACCTAATTCCGGTAGCTATCAACATCTGGACGCAGATGGTTATCAAATATTATTAAATTACCGTCATCCCAACAGTCTTGCCGACCAAGTAACCCTAAGAGATGTTCTTGGTGGCCGAGTCAACCCCAATTTAGTTAAAGACCGCCTTGTAATTATTGGGACTACGGCGGCTAATCTCCCTCCTGGTGGTTTCTATACACCCTACAGCACTTTGCCAGATCAACCAGCTAAAATGCCTGCTCTGTTTGTTCATGCACAGATAGCAAGTCAACTCATCAGTACAGTGTTGGATGGGCGACCTCTAATTTGGTATTGGCCAGACTGGGCGGAATTTATTTGGATGTGGGGCTGGTCGCTTTTAGGTGGAATTATCGTATGGCGGTGGCAAAATCCCTTGCTGTTGTTAGTTGTGGGAGGGACAACTCTACTTGGGTTAGTAGGAATCTGCGTTGGTTTGTTTTTGCAAGCTGGATGGGTGCCTTTAATTCCCTCTGCTCTTACTTTGGTTGTTAGTAGTATTTGTGTGATTGCTTATACTAGCTACCAAAATCAGCGACAAACTCAGGTGATTATTCTGCAAGTTGAAAAACAACAAGAAGCGATCGCACAATTAAATGTACTCTTAGAAGATAAAACAGCAATTCCCGATTCGTCTGTTGATTTTCGTCTGCCAGTTGATTCACCAGAAATAAAATCAGGTAATTTGCTTTTGGGTGGACGCTACAAAATTTCTCAATTTCTTGGTTCAGGTGGATTTGGTCGGACTTATTTAGCACAAGATACTCAACGACCGGGTAATCCTACTTGTGTAGTTAAAAAGTTAATGCCAGCCCGTCAAGATACACGATTTTTGCAAGTTGCTCGCAGGTTGTTTCATAGTGAAGCTGAGATATTAGAATCTTTGGGTAAACATCATCAGATTCCTGAATTACTTGCTTATTTTGAAGATGACCAAGAATTCTATTTAATTCAACAATATATCGAAGGACATACTTTAAGTGAAGAATTACCACCTGTACAGGATCTGCAAAGCGAATCATTTGTCATAGAGATGTTCAAACAAGTTTTAGAAGTTCTAGAATTTATTCATCAGCATCGAGTGATTCATCGTGATATCAAACCAACTAATATTATTAGATGCACTCAAGATAATCGGCTGGTATTGATTGATTTTGGTGCAGTCAAATTGATGCAACCGCCGACTAGCGAGCAAACAGAATTAGCTACAGTAGCCATCGGGACACGGGGTTATGCTCCTCCAGAACAATTTGCAGGTCATCCCCACATCTGTAGTGACATTTACGCTTTAGGAATGATTGGTATTCAAGCCATAACTGGAATACCACCGCAAGAACTCCACCCAGATCCAGAAACGGGGAATGTGATGTGGCGGCAAACAGTGCCAGTCACGGAAGAATTGGCGGTCATTTTAGATAAAATGGTTTGCTATCATTTTAGCGATCGCTATCAATCAGCTGCCGCAGTGTTACAAGATTTAAAACGTATGTAG
- a CDS encoding DNA-binding transcriptional regulator: MPAIKQPSIALLVRETRQCLKLSQVKLATMLGVSFHTVNRWENGRTRPSPLAMKQIERLLYQMGEPGEALLTKYF, translated from the coding sequence ATGCCTGCAATCAAACAGCCAAGCATTGCACTGTTGGTTCGTGAGACTCGGCAGTGTCTCAAACTATCACAGGTAAAACTGGCAACGATGTTAGGGGTTTCATTTCACACTGTAAACCGATGGGAAAATGGACGAACACGACCTTCGCCACTAGCTATGAAACAAATTGAAAGGTTATTGTACCAGATGGGAGAACCCGGTGAGGCACTTTTAACGAAATATTTTTAA
- a CDS encoding sulfonate ABC transporter substrate-binding protein: MLSNTVIKTSPIIKRFALLVMPGFLALSTTLISCTSPSDNTNSATEPKADPAATKTIALKTKVLRMGYQSSGDLVRVRGVLEKRLEPLGVKVEWAQFAQGPQLMEAMNVGKIDVGSVGETPPIFAQAAGARIVYLAGRRITATSGKGSAIVVPKGSPIKSLAQIKGQKVVFQKGSASHYFIIKALEEVGLKYSDIKVLSMPNVEARGAFIQGTIPVWVTGDPHLALVEKLHGARVLRDATNIGTPGGYYVGTREFAKENPELLRIILEEIDKNGQWAEANRQEVAKLIAPVLKIDLPIQEIISGRANYRLKGITPELMKAQQSVADLFYNEKILPKKIDVQEALLTSQEYAAITPPTLISEK, encoded by the coding sequence ATGTTGAGCAATACTGTCATAAAAACTTCACCAATTATCAAAAGATTTGCATTGTTGGTAATGCCTGGCTTTTTGGCTTTATCTACCACATTAATTAGTTGTACATCGCCCAGTGACAATACAAATAGTGCAACTGAACCAAAGGCAGATCCAGCAGCAACAAAAACCATTGCTTTGAAAACAAAAGTTCTACGAATGGGTTATCAAAGCTCTGGTGATTTAGTGAGAGTGAGAGGAGTTTTAGAAAAACGTTTAGAACCCTTGGGTGTTAAAGTTGAGTGGGCACAATTTGCCCAAGGTCCGCAACTAATGGAAGCGATGAATGTCGGCAAAATTGATGTTGGTTCAGTTGGAGAAACTCCTCCCATTTTTGCCCAAGCTGCTGGTGCAAGAATTGTCTATCTTGCTGGTAGACGAATTACTGCTACTTCTGGGAAAGGGAGTGCGATCGTAGTTCCTAAAGGTTCTCCAATTAAGAGTTTAGCGCAAATCAAAGGACAAAAAGTAGTCTTTCAAAAAGGTTCAGCTTCTCACTATTTCATCATCAAAGCTTTAGAAGAAGTGGGCTTGAAATACAGTGATATTAAAGTTTTGAGTATGCCCAATGTCGAAGCTCGTGGTGCATTTATTCAGGGCACTATTCCAGTTTGGGTAACTGGCGACCCTCATTTAGCTTTGGTAGAAAAACTCCACGGTGCGCGGGTGCTGAGAGATGCGACAAATATTGGTACTCCAGGCGGATACTATGTAGGAACACGAGAGTTTGCTAAGGAAAATCCCGAATTACTTCGGATTATCTTGGAAGAGATTGATAAAAATGGTCAATGGGCGGAAGCAAATCGTCAAGAAGTAGCCAAACTCATAGCACCTGTACTTAAAATTGATTTACCCATTCAAGAAATAATTTCTGGACGCGCTAATTATCGATTAAAAGGAATTACTCCAGAATTGATGAAAGCTCAACAAAGTGTTGCCGATTTATTTTATAACGAAAAAATTCTGCCCAAAAAGATTGATGTTCAAGAAGCACTGCTGACATCCCAAGAATATGCAGCTATTACTCCACCAACATTGATCAGCGAAAAATAG
- a CDS encoding aliphatic sulfonate ABC transporter substrate-binding protein encodes MAFSKYLQQLHISINKPIKSKIENSKPFFATVNLISNKSLTIKTKAKYKIEHNYLSLLLAAFSLTIPMSIVGCSQENKTTHNEASAISTEAQSQSVSNTPQKQEVHIVSSKLGSLAVMRKQGTLEKSLAAKNFTVKWLEFAAGPQALEALNAGSLDIAATAESPPIFAQAADTPLVYVVTTAFNGKGVSFLVPKNSPIKSAADFKGKKVSFQKASIAHYVLLKALQKDQLKLTDVKSIFLPPPDANVAFSQGGLDVWVTWEPYITRAVQKNIGRVLIDGQGLQDLGGFYSTSRKFAKEHPEVLKIFLEELIKADEWSKKNPDKLAELVSPDVGIDVPTLKKIQAKSVYGLLPITEEVVNKQQKIADLWYSQGLLPKKVNVRDGVLTPEEYAAFTPESIKSK; translated from the coding sequence ATGGCATTTTCTAAATATTTGCAGCAATTACATATATCTATTAACAAGCCGATAAAATCGAAAATCGAGAATTCAAAGCCTTTTTTTGCAACAGTAAATCTGATATCTAATAAAAGCCTAACTATCAAAACAAAAGCTAAATATAAAATTGAGCATAACTATCTATCTTTACTTTTAGCTGCTTTCTCGCTGACAATCCCAATGAGCATAGTTGGTTGCAGCCAAGAAAATAAAACAACTCACAACGAAGCATCTGCAATTAGTACAGAAGCTCAAAGTCAATCAGTTTCTAATACTCCCCAAAAGCAAGAAGTGCATATTGTTTCTTCTAAGCTTGGTTCACTTGCAGTTATGAGAAAACAGGGAACTCTAGAAAAAAGTTTGGCAGCGAAGAATTTTACTGTCAAGTGGTTAGAGTTTGCTGCTGGGCCACAAGCTTTAGAAGCATTAAATGCAGGTTCTCTTGATATTGCAGCCACAGCAGAATCACCGCCCATATTTGCCCAAGCCGCAGATACACCACTTGTCTATGTAGTAACTACAGCATTTAATGGTAAAGGAGTTTCTTTTCTGGTGCCAAAAAACTCTCCCATTAAAAGTGCTGCTGACTTTAAAGGCAAAAAAGTTTCTTTTCAAAAAGCTTCTATTGCTCACTATGTTTTGCTGAAAGCACTACAAAAAGATCAGCTAAAACTCACTGATGTTAAATCTATTTTCTTACCACCTCCAGATGCAAATGTTGCTTTTAGCCAGGGTGGACTTGATGTTTGGGTAACTTGGGAACCATATATTACAAGAGCCGTGCAAAAAAATATTGGTCGTGTATTAATAGATGGGCAAGGACTCCAGGATTTAGGGGGATTTTATTCTACTTCACGTAAATTTGCGAAAGAGCATCCGGAAGTTCTCAAAATTTTTCTGGAGGAGCTGATAAAAGCAGATGAATGGTCTAAAAAGAATCCCGATAAATTAGCAGAACTTGTTTCTCCTGATGTTGGTATTGATGTTCCTACCTTGAAGAAGATTCAAGCCAAATCAGTTTATGGGTTACTACCAATTACTGAAGAGGTTGTCAATAAGCAACAAAAAATTGCTGATTTATGGTATAGCCAAGGACTCTTGCCAAAGAAAGTTAATGTTAGAGATGGTGTATTAACCCCAGAAGAATATGCGGCTTTTACACCAGAATCAATTAAATCTAAGTAG
- a CDS encoding TauD/TfdA dioxygenase family protein: MSAYNPFLQDRNTPRPLYRLNKNIPLISPVFPHPLVRTHPESGKKHLYLDAATEVEIVGLEPEEGSKLIEQLRQHLNQPKFYYQHKWSVGDIVYWDNQATLHYRQAFDPNERRVLKRVSLAGSRPF, encoded by the coding sequence ATTTCTGCCTACAACCCATTCTTACAAGACCGGAATACACCGCGTCCTTTATATCGTTTAAATAAGAATATTCCTTTAATAAGTCCTGTTTTTCCCCATCCTTTAGTTAGGACACATCCAGAGAGTGGTAAAAAGCATCTTTACTTAGACGCAGCGACAGAAGTTGAAATTGTCGGGTTAGAACCAGAAGAAGGTTCTAAATTAATTGAACAGTTGCGTCAGCATCTAAATCAACCCAAATTCTACTACCAACACAAATGGTCTGTAGGTGATATTGTCTACTGGGATAATCAAGCTACCTTGCATTACCGTCAAGCATTTGATCCAAATGAGCGACGGGTTTTGAAACGAGTCAGTCTTGCAGGTAGTCGTCCTTTTTAG
- a CDS encoding IS4 family transposase produces the protein MIINSFPKIVKDILKSLPKNDYPVLNSRLFFECWLSYALDNSLTSMRDLFNRLNNNCFEVDISTFSKANLHRSQKPFQEIYQKLNELVQKKVQKKLHNKYAICPIDSTIITLTSKLLWVLGHHQVKLFSSLNLSTGSPEDNFINFGHDHDYKFGSKMMSSLPINAVGVMDRGFAGLKFIQELVQENKYFVLRIKNNWKLEFDGSNGLVKVGASDDAQAYRVINFCDLETKTEFRLVTNLPESGDAAVHDDEIRDIYRLRWGVELLWKFLKMHLKLDKLITKNVNGITIQIYVSLIAYLILQLLSIPEQWGHTLLDKFRYLQSCMCQKISYVHWFEEMMFC, from the coding sequence GTGATTATAAATTCATTTCCCAAAATTGTCAAAGATATACTGAAAAGCCTGCCAAAAAACGATTATCCAGTATTGAACAGTCGTCTGTTTTTTGAGTGCTGGCTATCCTATGCCCTGGATAACAGCTTAACAAGTATGCGAGATTTGTTTAACAGATTAAATAACAATTGTTTTGAGGTAGATATTTCTACTTTCTCTAAAGCAAATTTACATCGAAGCCAAAAACCTTTTCAAGAGATTTACCAAAAATTAAATGAATTAGTACAGAAGAAAGTTCAAAAAAAGTTACACAATAAATATGCAATTTGTCCAATAGATTCAACAATTATTACTCTCACAAGTAAATTGTTATGGGTACTAGGTCATCATCAAGTCAAGCTGTTTAGTTCCTTAAATCTCTCCACAGGAAGCCCAGAAGATAACTTCATCAATTTTGGACATGACCATGATTATAAATTTGGTTCCAAAATGATGTCTAGTCTCCCAATAAATGCTGTTGGAGTAATGGATAGGGGTTTTGCTGGATTAAAATTTATCCAAGAATTAGTACAAGAAAACAAATATTTTGTTTTGCGGATAAAAAACAATTGGAAACTAGAATTTGATGGCTCAAATGGATTGGTCAAAGTTGGTGCATCTGATGATGCTCAAGCTTATAGAGTAATTAATTTCTGTGATTTAGAGACAAAAACCGAGTTTCGCTTAGTGACTAATTTACCAGAGTCGGGAGATGCAGCTGTTCATGATGATGAAATTAGGGATATTTATCGATTACGTTGGGGAGTTGAATTGTTGTGGAAGTTTTTAAAGATGCACTTAAAACTTGACAAACTCATTACCAAAAACGTCAATGGTATTACCATACAAATTTACGTGAGCTTGATAGCCTATCTGATTTTACAGCTTTTATCTATTCCCGAACAATGGGGACATACACTATTAGATAAATTCCGCTATCTTCAATCTTGTATGTGTCAGAAAATCAGCTATGTTCATTGGTTTGAGGAGATGATGTTTTGCTGA